The following are from one region of the Ruficoccus sp. ZRK36 genome:
- a CDS encoding sulfatase-like hydrolase/transferase, whose product MSQHSRPSFNPSLNRRTFLESLAALSGVMFFGPAVAQAASQTPAKRPNILWIMTDQQFAGAMSCAGNPWVRTPAMDSIAARGVRFTNAYCTNPICIPSRAGMITGRYPHEVGMTTNIDEHELDSPSLGMLMKDRGYSTGYVGKWHIPMPADDASWHGFDYIRHALPNKLDWLVADSCEEFLKSDPAEPWFLVASFVNPHDICEWARMASGIKDEYKNGSIPPAPDASQCPPIPENFAIPEGEPSVIRELQAEAVRTYPVRGWDEEKWRQYQWAYYRLVEKVDAEIQKILDALAANGQLDNTIIAFTSDHGDGLGSHQWNQKTLFYEESARVPFMVAGPGVKNPGSVNDTALVSSGLDLAATFADYAGDGLPDDYHGVSVKGIVEEQANAPTHPYVVSENDLAPRYNHTGGIYGRMLRSPRYKYVVYSEGENPEQLFDLKADPGELNDLTLDPANAALVEQHRELLRQHLRATNDTFTAATL is encoded by the coding sequence ACTGGCGGCCCTGTCCGGCGTGATGTTCTTTGGCCCTGCCGTTGCGCAGGCCGCTTCGCAGACGCCTGCCAAGCGCCCGAATATCCTCTGGATCATGACGGACCAGCAGTTTGCCGGGGCGATGAGCTGCGCCGGGAACCCCTGGGTGCGCACACCGGCCATGGACAGTATTGCCGCCCGTGGCGTCCGCTTTACTAACGCCTATTGCACCAACCCGATCTGCATCCCCTCCCGTGCCGGGATGATCACCGGGCGTTATCCCCACGAAGTGGGTATGACCACGAATATTGACGAGCACGAGCTGGATAGCCCGAGCCTGGGCATGCTGATGAAAGACCGTGGCTATTCCACCGGCTACGTCGGTAAGTGGCACATCCCGATGCCCGCCGACGATGCCTCCTGGCACGGCTTTGACTACATCCGTCATGCGCTGCCGAACAAGCTGGACTGGCTGGTGGCGGATTCGTGCGAAGAGTTTCTCAAGAGCGATCCGGCGGAGCCGTGGTTCCTCGTGGCGTCCTTCGTCAACCCGCACGATATCTGCGAGTGGGCACGCATGGCTTCCGGGATTAAGGATGAATATAAAAATGGCAGCATCCCGCCTGCGCCGGACGCTAGCCAGTGCCCGCCCATCCCTGAGAACTTTGCCATCCCAGAGGGCGAGCCATCCGTTATCCGCGAGTTGCAGGCCGAGGCCGTCCGTACCTACCCGGTGCGTGGCTGGGACGAGGAGAAGTGGCGCCAGTACCAGTGGGCTTACTATCGTCTGGTCGAAAAGGTCGACGCCGAGATCCAGAAAATCCTCGATGCGCTCGCCGCTAACGGTCAGCTCGACAACACGATTATCGCTTTTACCTCCGACCACGGCGACGGCCTTGGGTCTCACCAGTGGAATCAGAAGACGCTCTTTTACGAGGAGAGCGCTCGCGTGCCCTTCATGGTGGCAGGCCCGGGTGTGAAGAACCCCGGCAGTGTCAACGATACGGCGCTCGTCTCCTCCGGCCTAGACCTGGCGGCGACCTTTGCCGACTATGCCGGGGACGGTCTGCCGGATGATTACCACGGTGTTTCCGTCAAGGGCATCGTCGAGGAGCAGGCCAATGCACCGACCCATCCCTACGTGGTCAGCGAAAACGACCTCGCCCCGCGCTACAACCATACTGGCGGTATTTACGGACGCATGCTGCGCAGCCCACGCTACAAGTACGTGGTCTACTCCGAAGGTGAAAACCCCGAGCAGCTCTTTGACCTCAAAGCTGATCCGGGTGAACTGAACGACCTCACCCTCGACCCCGCCAATGCGGCCCTCGTGGAGCAACATCGCGAGCTCCTGCGCCAGCACTTGCGCGCCACCAACGATACCTTTACCGCCGCCACCCTGTAA
- the ppk2 gene encoding polyphosphate kinase 2, producing MDDLVEEIEHDLEDIFEEHIGAKTGLRPKGNEQERRDFRRFYFQELRRLQIELVQMQDWVVETGAKIAVIFEGRDAAGKGGVIKRITQRLNPRVCRVTALPAPSDREKTQWYFQRYVPHLPAGGEIVLFDRSWYNRSGVERVMKFCTEEQVEQFFHDVPMFEQMLVNSGVRLIKYWFSISDDEQEFRFQCRIHDPLKQWKLSPMDLQSRIRWEDYTKAKEDTFERTNFPYAPWNVVEGNDKKRARLNCIHHLLDQIPYKPVEHDEIKLPKRVHHEDYHRTPVPESMKVPHYYQAG from the coding sequence GGCGCCAAGACAGGGCTCCGCCCCAAGGGTAACGAGCAGGAGCGCCGCGACTTCCGCCGCTTTTACTTTCAGGAGCTGCGCCGGCTCCAGATCGAGCTGGTCCAGATGCAGGACTGGGTCGTGGAAACCGGCGCAAAGATCGCCGTCATCTTCGAGGGTCGCGACGCCGCCGGTAAAGGCGGGGTCATTAAGCGCATCACCCAGCGCCTCAACCCGCGTGTCTGCCGCGTGACCGCCCTGCCCGCCCCCTCCGACCGCGAGAAGACGCAGTGGTATTTCCAGCGCTACGTCCCCCACCTGCCCGCCGGGGGCGAGATCGTGCTCTTTGACCGCAGTTGGTACAACCGCTCCGGCGTGGAGCGTGTGATGAAGTTCTGCACCGAGGAGCAGGTGGAGCAGTTTTTCCACGACGTGCCGATGTTTGAGCAGATGCTCGTCAACTCCGGCGTACGCCTGATCAAGTACTGGTTCTCCATCTCCGACGACGAGCAGGAGTTCCGCTTCCAGTGCCGCATCCATGACCCACTCAAACAGTGGAAACTCAGCCCGATGGACCTGCAGTCACGCATCCGCTGGGAGGACTACACCAAGGCGAAGGAGGATACCTTCGAGCGGACGAACTTCCCCTATGCCCCGTGGAATGTCGTCGAGGGCAACGACAAGAAACGCGCCCGCCTCAACTGCATCCACCACCTGCTCGACCAGATTCCGTACAAGCCCGTCGAGCACGACGAAATCAAGCTGCCCAAGCGCGTCCACCACGAGGACTACCACCGCACCCCCGTCCCCGAGTCCATGAAGGTCCCGCACTACTACCAGGCAGGGTAA